taaattaaatacaaaaatgcATTGAATATTTTGTCATGGATATCAGTGTACATGCAAAATAGGAAAGTACCAATTATTTATTACGAGTGATAAATacgagattaaaaaaaaaactgaaatggtGAGATGTGAGGCTTGAGCGAAGGTTTGGTAGGGACAAGAAGAAAATTTCAACGGGGGCAAGACAAGGTGATCTAGTGAAACTTTGGTTAATTACTTAACGATTtggataaatattttgttttatctgGGGCAGCTGCCCCCCTCTCCACTAGCGTAGCTCCGCCACTGGATGTGGCAGAGCTGGAGATCGGTGGTCGTCAGAGAGGAGTCTCGATTGCTCCAAGGAGGGCACTGTAAATGAGAGTCATGCCTCAGCCACGGGATGTAAAAGATATATTTCTTGTCtcgaatatattatatttgcatGCTCTTGATTACTTTTATCATGTTGATTGCCGATAGAGGATATTTTTTGTTGTCCATGAAGCATCCTCTTAGTTAGGGGTGGGCGTccgggttcggatcggatatttctgtataaaagtataaaatcCGTTCGGGTATTTATGTACTTCAGGTCGGGTTCGAGTATTTTTCGGGTTCGATTATTTTTGATCGGGTTcgaataattaaattttggaaaaaaaaattaaatttttcatttctcaaatttcttgtatttaaaaatataactttcatttaaatatttttttattgttaataaattgaatagttaatagatttgcgcataacattttgaaactaaaaaaaaagacattaatttggttattgttttaaaattttggatgtaactttttgttaattcttgaaatatAAAGTTTGATATGCATTTTAATTGAGTAGAAAATCATTGTCTCCGTAAttctatgtatatcatatgaacttaaagtatgtgtagtatcaatataaatattttatataaaatgagagatgtaaactagaaatatatgattaattatacatatgttcggttatcttcggatattcatttgggttcggatattacctgTTCGTGTTtagatatccaatctctcctaattcaatacccgttcggatattttgctacttcggttcgaatttcggttcggatttttcggATCAGGTTTGGATGTGGCTTTGGATATCGgataaagtgcccacccctacttaGTTACATTTGACATGTTTACTACTTTGACAATATTAATGAGGAAAATATCAGTTTGAACCAAAAACACATGCATGTTTTGAACAGGAAAATGTAGTAAGAGTTATTTGGTTGgttataaaaatttacattaCAATATTATTTGGTTAATTAGTTGAAATTTCATGTAAATTACAtgaaacatataaaattgattccagagagagttttttttaatctaattaaataacATCAAAAGTTTGTTTTATCAGTATgaatacatattaaaattacaaCTTATTAACTCACAAGAAATATTGTTAATTGAAAATAAGTTGGTACATTTGCATAGAGATGAGCCAATAGCCATGATACTTACttagttatattattttggtaagcttatgtaatgttttaaaaatgaataaaattgaTATGCTACGATTATTATTGCTGTGATTTTCCTTTAgtcatataattaaattatatttaccaaatttaaataattatgatTCTAAACTttggtaagaaaataaaaagtgtaTATAGAAAAAGCCAAAATTGTACTATATGCATCAGGAGGTCAAGGAGACATCATAACCAATCCTGGCCGTCTATTAACAGGAAGGAAGGTGTATCGTCGCCGTGTGATATAGACGTCACGTCATTAATATAAACCGGAGCACAGACGATTACCGCACCTTCTCTTCCTCTCTGATTAAAATACAGAGCCTCCAAATTTATTTGATCGTTACAAAGGCCAGAGCTTTGGGTTTTCTCGAATGTTATTTTCAATCTGGGTTTTGAGAATTGGTGGGTTTTTGTGATTAGGTTTCAACAAATTTTGGTTTCGAGATCCACCGTTGTGTTGGGTAATGGAATAATAAACTTTCATCGATACGAACAAGACAAGAGACAATCATCTTCAATTTCATACTGTCGTTGTTCTTGCTCGCCTGTGTAATCATCGTTTGTTTTTGAGCGTGGGTAAGCTCTTGTTTATCTCACTTCTTCTGTTAATCTGAAATGGTGGAAGTCAAATTTACGAAAATCCACCAAAGTCATCtctttttgtgtgttctttCTCTTATGTTAATGATGTTGTGTTTTTTAAATGCCTTTGTTGTTTAATGGTATCATTCCATGCAGGAGAATAAAAAGGAATCGTTTTTTCGTTTGTTTTATTGATGGAAGAAGTGAACCTGGATTTGAATTTTGGTCCTGAGCCTGAGGCAAGTCTCGAGCCAGCAACGAGTAATGTTGCTGCGGGTTTGTCTGATGTGGCTAACGAACCATTTAACAGAGACTCTGAGTCTCTGAGAAGGCTTAGGACACGGCTCAGGTCAAGTTTCAGACGGAATAACAGTCTCCCAGCTCTTGCGGAGTTTCGTAACCCAATGATAGAATCGAGTCAGTTAATAATCAGTTCTGCAAATGGAGCTGCCTTGACAGCTGGTGGAGAAAGAGACAGCGAGGAGGACTCGAACAAGTGTGAGAATGGGAGCAAAGTgatggaagaagaagactgtGTAAGGGAGGAGAAGAGTGTTGGAAGTAAAGGGAGCTTTTACGATTGTTATATATGTATGGACCTGTCCAAGGAACCAGTTGTGACTAACTGTGGCCATCTTTACTGTTGGCCTTGCCTTTACCGCTGGCTAGAGGTTTCAGTGGCGAAGGAGTGTCCGGTTTGCAAAGGGGAAATATCTGTGAAAACATTAACTCCTATCTATGGCCGTGGAGGAAAAATCAAAACAGAATCTGAAGAGGTTTCAGACACCACCAACAAGAAGAAGATCCCTTCAAGACCCCAAGCAAGGCGGGTTGAGAGAGTGAGGAGGAGTACACTTCAGAGGCCAGGTTATGTAGGGTCGGAGATTATTAACCGGTTTATGACTTCGAGGAGAGTTAGAGCAGAGCATAACCAGTCCAGTGCAGCGGTGGTTGCACCGGTATATGAAGAAGGAAGTGAAACCATGAGTGCTATGTCAATCTGGAGAGAGATGCTGAGAGGGAGAACTGCGAGGAACCAAGAGCGAAACAACGTTGCTAGTGTTGAAGACAGAGAATCGGTCTCAAGCATACTAGGTGTAATGAACTCGGAGAGTCAAGCTGATACTGCGGCTGAGATTGATTCTATGGTGACTGTTTCTAGTTCGTCTGTGGGAAGACCACATGAGAACGGTTCAAGGGTCTCTGACGTTGACAGTGCAGATTCTCATCCattgaggaggaggagattgGCTTAGGGTAGTTGAAAGCTGCAATCttaattgttttggttttagttttttttttttttttttggtatttcttCTAGTTTATGCTTAGAGATGATTTTTGAGTCAAATATTAATAACATATTCAGTTTCTAATTAGAGTACATCTGCTCAGATTTAAGTCATTGCAAACTTGTTTTATCAATCTGGTAGATAGAACATGAACTCAGTCGTTGGATTCTGTATTATTTCAGTCGAGTTGTGAATTTTGATATTAACTACATTTATGGATGTTAGAACAAAGAGTCGCTTTGGCCGAGTGGTTAAGGCGTGTGCCTGCTAAGTATATGGGATTTTCCCGCGAGAGTTCGAATCTCTCAGGCGACGAAGTTTTTTTCATTACCTTAATCAGAATCCAGAAGACGGCAAGGCTTTTGCTGAAGACTCATGTCATGTATCGAAATATTTCTCTTTACTCGAGAAATTGtgatttatattgaaaaatctaaaaatatagaCGGAACATGAGTGTGTGGGGTTGTAACAtggttgtaaaaaaaaaatggtatttttattgtttttttttttggttttttttttgtcaaagaaacATGGTATTTTTATTGTCGAACAAGAGCAAAAAATAAACGGGAAAATCGCATTTTTAACCTCAAAGGTGTAA
The window above is part of the Brassica napus cultivar Da-Ae chromosome C3, Da-Ae, whole genome shotgun sequence genome. Proteins encoded here:
- the LOC106385467 gene encoding uncharacterized protein LOC106385467 codes for the protein MEEVNLDLNFGPEPEASLEPATSNVAAGLSDVANEPFNRDSESLRRLRTRLRSSFRRNNSLPALAEFRNPMIESSQLIISSANGAALTAGGERDSEEDSNKCENGSKVMEEEDCVREEKSVGSKGSFYDCYICMDLSKEPVVTNCGHLYCWPCLYRWLEVSVAKECPVCKGEISVKTLTPIYGRGGKIKTESEEVSDTTNKKKIPSRPQARRVERVRRSTLQRPGYVGSEIINRFMTSRRVRAEHNQSSAAVVAPVYEEGSETMSAMSIWREMLRGRTARNQERNNVASVEDRESVSSILGVMNSESQADTAAEIDSMVTVSSSSVGRPHENGSRVSDVDSADSHPLRRRRLA